The Dioscorea cayenensis subsp. rotundata cultivar TDr96_F1 chromosome 7, TDr96_F1_v2_PseudoChromosome.rev07_lg8_w22 25.fasta, whole genome shotgun sequence genome includes a region encoding these proteins:
- the LOC120264965 gene encoding putative disease resistance protein RGA3 isoform X1, producing MAIVGLGGLGKTTLAQLVFNDEKVCQHFRKRIWVCVSDEFDGKRLTRSIIESITGSECNLKDMHSLQRILREQLRGERFLLVLDDVWNEDHEKWDRLRALLSGCATRGSKVIVTTRSARVASIMGTVSPHLLNGLSDQDCWVLFEKRAFGFGGAVKTPNLVAIGKDIVSKCAGLPLAAKALGSLMRFRRGEREWVAVKDNEIWRLPEHENQILPSLRLSYNHLPSRLKPCFAYCSIFPKNYVVRKETLVQLWMAEGFLIHDYNSFETEDIGNGYVDELLERSLFQNGDEDTDGVVRQVKMHDLVHDLAHSVAGEEGSVADEASGYAFREGCRYLSFVYDRPISESKPLPFLNEANKLRSFYFIAEGNMKYLQQNGAQVFRLDAEGGMLEADNNKEKASKPAELSDILSSLKLLRALHLNRYPLIREIPVLIGKMKHLRYLDLSSTIIEVVPPCVGLLHNLQTLNLSCCRGLRMLPDSIGQLSNLLTLDLEGCSSLQSLPGSIGCLKNLRKLDLSLSQYVQALPASLSRLSNLQDLRLRHCYSMRDLPVKMKDMKSLIHLDITSCVELTCIPAGIGQLSSLRTLPIFIVGGKTNCSLKELGSLSIEGQLYIKHLENVTNPHEAKEANLKEKQGLRSLRLSWDKNVYRAPGQSSDDNLSDDEEFGSYVIDFLLLHNMVPEADLVDDVLENLQPDTNISELEIEGYVGKKFPTWMMDLSLLPNLVDLTLDSCIRCETLPPLGQLPHLKVLRLRLLCAIRCIDSSFYGGHAAFPVLEELMISMMFMLQEWSGTSEGELFPSLTKLTLGSCPLLRELPSNFPSVKHLNMNMEDELLLSNLQEGAFPNLKHLHVGEFDEDSIPEVISLLMESVESYSVESKPRPQDDDPLAMSSLCFAKYPVYAAGAFAQEEGMKEDELPD from the exons ATGGCTATTGTTGGGCTAGGAGGGTTGGGCAAGACAACTCTGGCACAACTGGTCTTCAATGATGAGAAGGTGTGCCAGCATTTTAGGAAGAGGATATGGGTCTGTGTTTCTGATGAGTTTGATGGCAAGAGACTCACAAGATCAATCATAGAATCAATAACTGGGAGCGAGTGCAATCTGAAAGATATGCACTCGTTGCAGAGGATTCTAAGAGAACAACTCAGAGGGGAGAGGTTCTTGCTTGTTCTGGATGATGTATGGAATGAGGACCACGAGAAGTGGGACAGGTTGAGAGCTCTGCTCTCCGGTTGTGCCACGAGAGGAAGTAAGGTCATTGTGACCACACGCAGTGCAAGAGTTGCTTCCATTATGGGCACCGTCTCACCGCACTTGCTGAACGGGTTATCAGATCAGGACTGCTGGGTTTTGTTCGAGAAGAGGGCGTTTGGGTTCGGTGGTGCAGTGAAGACACCGAACTTGGTGGCCATTGGGAAGGATATAGTAAGCAAGTGCGCAGGGCTTCCTTTGGCTGCAAAAGCTCTAGGAAGCCTGATGCGTTTCagaagaggagaaagggaaTGGGTGGCCGTGAAAGACAATGAGATTTGGAGATTGCCTGAGCATGAGAACCAGATCTTGCCATCATTGAGGTTGAGCTACAATCACTTGCCTTCACGCCTCAAGCCTTGCTTCGCCTACTGCTCTATATTCCCCAAGAACTATGTGGTAAGGAAGGAGACACTGGTTCAGCTATGGATGGCAGAGGGCTTCTTGATCCATGATTATAATTCATTTGAGACTGAAGACATTGGGAATGGATATGTTGACGAGTTACTGGAAAGATCACTCTTTCAAAATGGCGATGAAGACACTGATGGGGTGGTGAGACAGGTAAAGATGCATGACCTCGTCCATGACCTTGCTCACTCTGTTGCAGGTGAAGAGGGCTCTGTTGCTGATGAAGCTTCAGGATATGCATTTCGGGAAGGCTGTAGATACTTGTCCTTCGTTTATGACAGACCAATATCAGAGAGCAAGCCACTACCATTTCTCAATGAAGCAAACAAGTTGCGCAGCTTCTACTTCATTGCAGAAGGAAACATGAAGTACCTGCAACAAAACGGGGCACAAGTTTTCCGTTTAGATGCAGAAGGAGGCATGTTAGAGGCAGacaataacaaagagaaagcaTCAAAGCCGGCAGAGCTTAGTGACATCTTGTCCAGTCTAAAGCTCTTGCGTGCATTGCATCTAAACCGCTACCCACTGATCAGAGAAATTCCGGTTTTGATAGGAAAGATGAAACATTTGAGATACCTCGACCTCTCCAGCACCATCATTGAAGTTGTACCACCATGCGTTGGCCTCCTTCATAATCTCCAGACTTTGAATTTATCTTGTTGCAGAGGGCTTCGGATGTTGCCTGACTCTATTGGTCAGCTCTCCAACCTATTGACCTTGGACCTCGAAGGCTGCTCAAGTCTGCAGTCCTTGCCAGGTTCCATTGGTTGCCTTAAGAATTTAAGGAAGCTTGACTTGTCCTTGTCCCAGTATGTTCAAGCATTGCCTGCATCTCTAAGCAGACTCTCCAACCTGCAAGATTTGAGACTTAGACATTGTTACAGTATGCGTGACCTTCCAGTGAAGATGAAGGATATGAAAAGCCTCATTCATCTGGATATTACTAGCTGTGTTGAGTTGACTTGCATTCCTGCAGGAATAGGACAGTTAAGTAGTCTGCGAACATTGCCAATATTTATAGTTGGTGGGAAGACCAATTGCAGTCTCAAAGAATTGGGCAGCCTAAGCATTGAAGGTCAGCTGTATATAAAACATCTTGAGAATGTAACAAATCCTCATGAGGCTAAGGAGGCCAATCTGAAGGAAAAACAGGGTCTTCGGTCACTAAGATTATCATGGGATAAGAATGTATACAGGGCACCAGGACAATCCAGTGATGATAACCTGAGTGATGATGAAGAATTTGGGAGTTATGTGATTGACTTTCTACTCTTGCATAATATGGTTCCCGAAGCTGATCTCGTGGATGATGTGCTTGAAAACCTTCAACCAGATACAAACATCAGTGAGTTGGAGATTGAAGGATATGTGGGAAAGAAGTTCCCCACTTGGATGATGGACTTATCACTGCTTCCCAATCTGGTTGATCTGACACTAGATTCATGTATTAGATGTGAGACTCTTCCACCACTGGGACAGCTTCCTCATCTCAAAGTCCTCAGGCTCAGACTCCTTTGTGCAATCAGGTGCATAGACTCATCTTTTTACGGAGGTCATGCTGCATTTCCCGTTTTAGAGGAATTAATGATATCAATGATGTTTATGTTACAAGAGTGGTCTGGAACAAGTGAAGGAGAACTTTTTCCTTCTCTTACCAAGCTGACTCTTGGCTCATGTCCATTGTTGAGAGAGCTTCCATCCAATTTCCCCTCTGTTAAGCATCTGAATATGAACATGGAGGATGAGCTGCTGTTGTCCAACCTTCAGGAAGGTGCATTTCCTAATCTCAAGCACTTACATGTTGGGGAATTTGATGAGGACAGCATACCTGAAGTGATTTCTCTACTAATGGAATCTGTTGAGAGCTATTCAGTAGAATCGAAACCAAGGCCTCAAGATGATGATCCTTTGGCAATGTCATCCTTATGCTTTGCCAAGTACCCTGTGTATGCTG CAGGAGCCTTTGCACAAGAGGAAGGCATGAAAGAGGATGAGTTACCAGATTAG
- the LOC120264613 gene encoding glutathione transferase GST 23-like, with protein sequence MAAGKGVKLYGMWASPAVRRVEWALKKKGIKYEYIEEDLSNKSFELLQYNPITKQVPVLVHDGKPVMESLVILEYIDEVWKGNPILPKDAYERAKAQFWASFSEDKCRDAVRKVYFAEEEDTKMKAIEHLMEIIRVIDQELKGKKFFGGESIGYLDLVFGWMAFWLGIAEEVASFKVVDSKKFPNFTSWINNFINDPLIRGNLPPRDKTLEFFRNFRKLHLASCK encoded by the exons atggctGCTGGTAAAGGTGTGAAGCTTTATGGAATGTGGGCAAGTCCTGCAGTTCGTAGGGTGGAATGGGCTCTGAAGAAGAAGGGGATTAAGTATGAGTACATTGAAGAGGATCTTTCCAACAAGAGTTTTGAGCTTCTTCAGTATAATCCCATCACTAAACAAGTCCCTGTTTTAGTGCATGATGGAAAGCCAGTCATGGAGTCACTTGTGATTCTTGAATACATTGATGAGGTCTGGAAGGGTAACCCTATTTTGCCTAAGGATGCTTATGAGCGTGCTAAGGCTCAGTTTTGGGCCTCATTTTCAGAGGACAAG TGTAGAGATGCAGTTAGGAAAGTTTACTTTGCGGAAGAAGAGGACACAAAAATGAAAGCAATCGAACATTTAATGGAGATAATAAGAGTGATAGATCAAGAACTCAAAGGCAAGAAGTTCTTTGGAGGAGAATCCATTGGCTATTTGGACCTAGTGTTTGGCTGGATGGCATTCTGGTTGGGCATAGCTGAAGAAGTGGCAAGTTTTAAAGTGGTGGATTCCAAGAAGTTCCCCAACTTCACTTCATGGATCAATAACTTCATCAATGATCCTTTAATTAGAGGGAACCTTCCTCCTAGAGACAAAACATTGGAGTTTTTCAGAAATTTCAGAAAACTCCATCTTGCTTCTTGTAAGTGA
- the LOC120264965 gene encoding putative disease resistance protein RGA3 isoform X3, which produces MAIVGLGGLGKTTLAQLVFNDEKVCQHFRKRIWVCVSDEFDGKRLTRSIIESITGSECNLKDMHSLQRILREQLRGERFLLVLDDVWNEDHEKWDRLRALLSGCATRGSKVIVTTRSARVASIMGTVSPHLLNGLSDQDCWVLFEKRAFGFGGAVKTPNLVAIGKDIVSKCAGLPLAAKALGSLMRFRRGEREWVAVKDNEIWRLPEHENQILPSLRLSYNHLPSRLKPCFAYCSIFPKNYVVRKETLVQLWMAEGFLIHDYNSFETEDIGNGYVDELLERSLFQNGDEDTDGVVRQVKMHDLVHDLAHSVAGEEGSVADEASGYAFREGCRYLSFVYDRPISESKPLPFLNEANKLRSFYFIAEGNMKYLQQNGAQVFRLDAEGGMLEADNNKEKASKPAELSDILSSLKLLRALHLNRYPLIREIPVLIGKMKHLRYLDLSSTIIEVVPPCVGLLHNLQTLNLSCCRGLRMLPDSIGQLSNLLTLDLEGCSSLQSLPGSIGCLKNLRKLDLSLSQYVQALPASLSRLSNLQDLRLRHCYSMRDLPVKMKDMKSLIHLDITSCVELTCIPAGIGQLSSLRTLPIFIVGGKTNCSLKELGSLSIEGQLYIKHLENVTNPHEAKEANLKEKQGLRSLRLSWDKNVYRAPGQSSDDNLSDDEEFGSYVIDFLLLHNMVPEADLVDDVLENLQPDTNISELEIEGYVGKKFPTWMMDLSLLPNLVDLTLDSCIRCETLPPLGQLPHLKVLRLRLLCAIRCIDSSFYGGHAAFPVLEELMISMMFMLQEWSGTSEGELFPSLTKLTLGSCPLLRELPSNFPSVKHLNMNMEDELLLSNLQEGAFPNLKHLHVGEFDEDSIPEVISLLMESVESYSVESKPRPQDDDPLAMSSLCFAKYPVYAGTTILPIFTPNRF; this is translated from the coding sequence ATGGCTATTGTTGGGCTAGGAGGGTTGGGCAAGACAACTCTGGCACAACTGGTCTTCAATGATGAGAAGGTGTGCCAGCATTTTAGGAAGAGGATATGGGTCTGTGTTTCTGATGAGTTTGATGGCAAGAGACTCACAAGATCAATCATAGAATCAATAACTGGGAGCGAGTGCAATCTGAAAGATATGCACTCGTTGCAGAGGATTCTAAGAGAACAACTCAGAGGGGAGAGGTTCTTGCTTGTTCTGGATGATGTATGGAATGAGGACCACGAGAAGTGGGACAGGTTGAGAGCTCTGCTCTCCGGTTGTGCCACGAGAGGAAGTAAGGTCATTGTGACCACACGCAGTGCAAGAGTTGCTTCCATTATGGGCACCGTCTCACCGCACTTGCTGAACGGGTTATCAGATCAGGACTGCTGGGTTTTGTTCGAGAAGAGGGCGTTTGGGTTCGGTGGTGCAGTGAAGACACCGAACTTGGTGGCCATTGGGAAGGATATAGTAAGCAAGTGCGCAGGGCTTCCTTTGGCTGCAAAAGCTCTAGGAAGCCTGATGCGTTTCagaagaggagaaagggaaTGGGTGGCCGTGAAAGACAATGAGATTTGGAGATTGCCTGAGCATGAGAACCAGATCTTGCCATCATTGAGGTTGAGCTACAATCACTTGCCTTCACGCCTCAAGCCTTGCTTCGCCTACTGCTCTATATTCCCCAAGAACTATGTGGTAAGGAAGGAGACACTGGTTCAGCTATGGATGGCAGAGGGCTTCTTGATCCATGATTATAATTCATTTGAGACTGAAGACATTGGGAATGGATATGTTGACGAGTTACTGGAAAGATCACTCTTTCAAAATGGCGATGAAGACACTGATGGGGTGGTGAGACAGGTAAAGATGCATGACCTCGTCCATGACCTTGCTCACTCTGTTGCAGGTGAAGAGGGCTCTGTTGCTGATGAAGCTTCAGGATATGCATTTCGGGAAGGCTGTAGATACTTGTCCTTCGTTTATGACAGACCAATATCAGAGAGCAAGCCACTACCATTTCTCAATGAAGCAAACAAGTTGCGCAGCTTCTACTTCATTGCAGAAGGAAACATGAAGTACCTGCAACAAAACGGGGCACAAGTTTTCCGTTTAGATGCAGAAGGAGGCATGTTAGAGGCAGacaataacaaagagaaagcaTCAAAGCCGGCAGAGCTTAGTGACATCTTGTCCAGTCTAAAGCTCTTGCGTGCATTGCATCTAAACCGCTACCCACTGATCAGAGAAATTCCGGTTTTGATAGGAAAGATGAAACATTTGAGATACCTCGACCTCTCCAGCACCATCATTGAAGTTGTACCACCATGCGTTGGCCTCCTTCATAATCTCCAGACTTTGAATTTATCTTGTTGCAGAGGGCTTCGGATGTTGCCTGACTCTATTGGTCAGCTCTCCAACCTATTGACCTTGGACCTCGAAGGCTGCTCAAGTCTGCAGTCCTTGCCAGGTTCCATTGGTTGCCTTAAGAATTTAAGGAAGCTTGACTTGTCCTTGTCCCAGTATGTTCAAGCATTGCCTGCATCTCTAAGCAGACTCTCCAACCTGCAAGATTTGAGACTTAGACATTGTTACAGTATGCGTGACCTTCCAGTGAAGATGAAGGATATGAAAAGCCTCATTCATCTGGATATTACTAGCTGTGTTGAGTTGACTTGCATTCCTGCAGGAATAGGACAGTTAAGTAGTCTGCGAACATTGCCAATATTTATAGTTGGTGGGAAGACCAATTGCAGTCTCAAAGAATTGGGCAGCCTAAGCATTGAAGGTCAGCTGTATATAAAACATCTTGAGAATGTAACAAATCCTCATGAGGCTAAGGAGGCCAATCTGAAGGAAAAACAGGGTCTTCGGTCACTAAGATTATCATGGGATAAGAATGTATACAGGGCACCAGGACAATCCAGTGATGATAACCTGAGTGATGATGAAGAATTTGGGAGTTATGTGATTGACTTTCTACTCTTGCATAATATGGTTCCCGAAGCTGATCTCGTGGATGATGTGCTTGAAAACCTTCAACCAGATACAAACATCAGTGAGTTGGAGATTGAAGGATATGTGGGAAAGAAGTTCCCCACTTGGATGATGGACTTATCACTGCTTCCCAATCTGGTTGATCTGACACTAGATTCATGTATTAGATGTGAGACTCTTCCACCACTGGGACAGCTTCCTCATCTCAAAGTCCTCAGGCTCAGACTCCTTTGTGCAATCAGGTGCATAGACTCATCTTTTTACGGAGGTCATGCTGCATTTCCCGTTTTAGAGGAATTAATGATATCAATGATGTTTATGTTACAAGAGTGGTCTGGAACAAGTGAAGGAGAACTTTTTCCTTCTCTTACCAAGCTGACTCTTGGCTCATGTCCATTGTTGAGAGAGCTTCCATCCAATTTCCCCTCTGTTAAGCATCTGAATATGAACATGGAGGATGAGCTGCTGTTGTCCAACCTTCAGGAAGGTGCATTTCCTAATCTCAAGCACTTACATGTTGGGGAATTTGATGAGGACAGCATACCTGAAGTGATTTCTCTACTAATGGAATCTGTTGAGAGCTATTCAGTAGAATCGAAACCAAGGCCTCAAGATGATGATCCTTTGGCAATGTCATCCTTATGCTTTGCCAAGTACCCTGTGTATGCTGGTACTACCATTCTTCCTATTTTCACGCCAAACAGGTTTTGA
- the LOC120264965 gene encoding putative disease resistance protein RGA3 isoform X2: MAIVGLGGLGKTTLAQLVFNDEKVCQHFRKRIWVCVSDEFDGKRLTRSIIESITGSECNLKDMHSLQRILREQLRGERFLLVLDDVWNEDHEKWDRLRALLSGCATRGSKVIVTTRSARVASIMGTVSPHLLNGLSDQDCWVLFEKRAFGFGGAVKTPNLVAIGKDIVSKCAGLPLAAKALGSLMRFRRGEREWVAVKDNEIWRLPEHENQILPSLRLSYNHLPSRLKPCFAYCSIFPKNYVVRKETLVQLWMAEGFLIHDYNSFETEDIGNGYVDELLERSLFQNGDEDTDGVVRQVKMHDLVHDLAHSVAGEEGSVADEASGYAFREGCRYLSFVYDRPISESKPLPFLNEANKLRSFYFIAEGNMKYLQQNGAQVFRLDAEGGMLEADNNKEKASKPAELSDILSSLKLLRALHLNRYPLIREIPVLIGKMKHLRYLDLSSTIIEVVPPCVGLLHNLQTLNLSCCRGLRMLPDSIGQLSNLLTLDLEGCSSLQSLPGSIGCLKNLRKLDLSLSQYVQALPASLSRLSNLQDLRLRHCYSMRDLPVKMKDMKSLIHLDITSCVELTCIPAGIGQLSSLRTLPIFIVGGKTNCSLKELGSLSIEGQLYIKHLENVTNPHEAKEANLKEKQGLRSLRLSWDKNVYRAPGQSSDDNLSDDEEFGSYVIDFLLLHNMVPEADLVDDVLENLQPDTNISELEIEGYVGKKFPTWMMDLSLLPNLVDLTLDSCIRCETLPPLGQLPHLKVLRLRLLCAIRCIDSSFYGGHAAFPVLEELMISMMFMLQEWSGTSEGELFPSLTKLTLGSCPLLRELPSNFPSVKHLNMNMEDELLLSNLQEGAFPNLKHLHVGEFDEDSIPEVISLLMESVESYSVESKPRPQDDDPLAMSSLCFAKYPVYAGAFAQEEGMKEDELPD, encoded by the exons ATGGCTATTGTTGGGCTAGGAGGGTTGGGCAAGACAACTCTGGCACAACTGGTCTTCAATGATGAGAAGGTGTGCCAGCATTTTAGGAAGAGGATATGGGTCTGTGTTTCTGATGAGTTTGATGGCAAGAGACTCACAAGATCAATCATAGAATCAATAACTGGGAGCGAGTGCAATCTGAAAGATATGCACTCGTTGCAGAGGATTCTAAGAGAACAACTCAGAGGGGAGAGGTTCTTGCTTGTTCTGGATGATGTATGGAATGAGGACCACGAGAAGTGGGACAGGTTGAGAGCTCTGCTCTCCGGTTGTGCCACGAGAGGAAGTAAGGTCATTGTGACCACACGCAGTGCAAGAGTTGCTTCCATTATGGGCACCGTCTCACCGCACTTGCTGAACGGGTTATCAGATCAGGACTGCTGGGTTTTGTTCGAGAAGAGGGCGTTTGGGTTCGGTGGTGCAGTGAAGACACCGAACTTGGTGGCCATTGGGAAGGATATAGTAAGCAAGTGCGCAGGGCTTCCTTTGGCTGCAAAAGCTCTAGGAAGCCTGATGCGTTTCagaagaggagaaagggaaTGGGTGGCCGTGAAAGACAATGAGATTTGGAGATTGCCTGAGCATGAGAACCAGATCTTGCCATCATTGAGGTTGAGCTACAATCACTTGCCTTCACGCCTCAAGCCTTGCTTCGCCTACTGCTCTATATTCCCCAAGAACTATGTGGTAAGGAAGGAGACACTGGTTCAGCTATGGATGGCAGAGGGCTTCTTGATCCATGATTATAATTCATTTGAGACTGAAGACATTGGGAATGGATATGTTGACGAGTTACTGGAAAGATCACTCTTTCAAAATGGCGATGAAGACACTGATGGGGTGGTGAGACAGGTAAAGATGCATGACCTCGTCCATGACCTTGCTCACTCTGTTGCAGGTGAAGAGGGCTCTGTTGCTGATGAAGCTTCAGGATATGCATTTCGGGAAGGCTGTAGATACTTGTCCTTCGTTTATGACAGACCAATATCAGAGAGCAAGCCACTACCATTTCTCAATGAAGCAAACAAGTTGCGCAGCTTCTACTTCATTGCAGAAGGAAACATGAAGTACCTGCAACAAAACGGGGCACAAGTTTTCCGTTTAGATGCAGAAGGAGGCATGTTAGAGGCAGacaataacaaagagaaagcaTCAAAGCCGGCAGAGCTTAGTGACATCTTGTCCAGTCTAAAGCTCTTGCGTGCATTGCATCTAAACCGCTACCCACTGATCAGAGAAATTCCGGTTTTGATAGGAAAGATGAAACATTTGAGATACCTCGACCTCTCCAGCACCATCATTGAAGTTGTACCACCATGCGTTGGCCTCCTTCATAATCTCCAGACTTTGAATTTATCTTGTTGCAGAGGGCTTCGGATGTTGCCTGACTCTATTGGTCAGCTCTCCAACCTATTGACCTTGGACCTCGAAGGCTGCTCAAGTCTGCAGTCCTTGCCAGGTTCCATTGGTTGCCTTAAGAATTTAAGGAAGCTTGACTTGTCCTTGTCCCAGTATGTTCAAGCATTGCCTGCATCTCTAAGCAGACTCTCCAACCTGCAAGATTTGAGACTTAGACATTGTTACAGTATGCGTGACCTTCCAGTGAAGATGAAGGATATGAAAAGCCTCATTCATCTGGATATTACTAGCTGTGTTGAGTTGACTTGCATTCCTGCAGGAATAGGACAGTTAAGTAGTCTGCGAACATTGCCAATATTTATAGTTGGTGGGAAGACCAATTGCAGTCTCAAAGAATTGGGCAGCCTAAGCATTGAAGGTCAGCTGTATATAAAACATCTTGAGAATGTAACAAATCCTCATGAGGCTAAGGAGGCCAATCTGAAGGAAAAACAGGGTCTTCGGTCACTAAGATTATCATGGGATAAGAATGTATACAGGGCACCAGGACAATCCAGTGATGATAACCTGAGTGATGATGAAGAATTTGGGAGTTATGTGATTGACTTTCTACTCTTGCATAATATGGTTCCCGAAGCTGATCTCGTGGATGATGTGCTTGAAAACCTTCAACCAGATACAAACATCAGTGAGTTGGAGATTGAAGGATATGTGGGAAAGAAGTTCCCCACTTGGATGATGGACTTATCACTGCTTCCCAATCTGGTTGATCTGACACTAGATTCATGTATTAGATGTGAGACTCTTCCACCACTGGGACAGCTTCCTCATCTCAAAGTCCTCAGGCTCAGACTCCTTTGTGCAATCAGGTGCATAGACTCATCTTTTTACGGAGGTCATGCTGCATTTCCCGTTTTAGAGGAATTAATGATATCAATGATGTTTATGTTACAAGAGTGGTCTGGAACAAGTGAAGGAGAACTTTTTCCTTCTCTTACCAAGCTGACTCTTGGCTCATGTCCATTGTTGAGAGAGCTTCCATCCAATTTCCCCTCTGTTAAGCATCTGAATATGAACATGGAGGATGAGCTGCTGTTGTCCAACCTTCAGGAAGGTGCATTTCCTAATCTCAAGCACTTACATGTTGGGGAATTTGATGAGGACAGCATACCTGAAGTGATTTCTCTACTAATGGAATCTGTTGAGAGCTATTCAGTAGAATCGAAACCAAGGCCTCAAGATGATGATCCTTTGGCAATGTCATCCTTATGCTTTGCCAAGTACCCTGTGTATGCTG GAGCCTTTGCACAAGAGGAAGGCATGAAAGAGGATGAGTTACCAGATTAG